In Brachypodium distachyon strain Bd21 chromosome 2, Brachypodium_distachyon_v3.0, whole genome shotgun sequence, one genomic interval encodes:
- the LOC100842852 gene encoding uncharacterized protein At4g28440 has translation MADNGGARRQATFTKIDELRPSTHGHNLIVKVLNSKPITFQRPQPRQMRVAECLVGDETGVVVFTARNEQVDVMKSGAIVEVRNAKVDMYKGSMRLAVDKWGIVKAAESPSELTVKEDNNLSLIEFEMITLMV, from the exons ATGGCGGACAACGGCGGCGCTCGCAGGCAGGCGACCTTCACCAAGATCGACGAGCTCCGGCCCTCCACCCACGGCCACAATCTCATCGTCAAAGTGCTCAACTCCAAGCCCATCACCTTCCAGAGGCCGCAGCCCAGGCAGATGAGGGTCGCCGAGTGCCTCGTCGGGGACGAAAccggcgtcgtcgtcttcaCCGCAAGGAACGAACAAG TGGACGTAATGAAGTCGGGGGCAATTGTTGAGGTGAGGAATGCAAAGGTGGACATGTACAAGGGGTCGATGCGCCTGGCGGTGGACAAGTGGGGCATCGTGAAGGCTGCGGAAAGCCCGTCGGAGCTGACGGTGAAGGAGGATAACAACCTGTCTTTGATCGAGTTTGAGATGATTACCCTGATGGTGTAA